In one window of Photorhabdus laumondii subsp. laumondii DNA:
- the dnaG gene encoding DNA primase: protein MAGRIPRAFINDLLARTDIIDLIDVRVPLKKQGKNHHACCPFHNEKTPSFTVNGDKQFYHCFGCGAHGNAIDFLMNYDRLEFVESIEELAAMHGLEVPYEAGSSHSQIERHQRQNLYQLMDKLNSFYQNVLNTPAAQQARQYLAQRGLSEEIIHRFSIGFAPAGWDNTLKRFAHNEEDRRQLNDAGMLVANDNGRTYDRFRERIMFPIRDRRGRVIAFGGRVLGDALPKYLNSPETEIFHKGRQLYGLYEAQQNHSDLSRLLVVEGYMDVVALAQFGIDYAVASLGTSTTSEHIQLLFRATDNVICCYDGDRAGRDAAWRALETALPYLNDGRQLRFMFLPDGEDPDSLVRKEGRKAFEQRMEQSHTLSEFLFESLLPQVDLSNPEGKTKLSSLSVPLINQIPGEVLRLYMRQELGNMMGIPDAVQLERLLPQHLESGNNYQMPQLKPTTMRILIGLLVQNPHLAALVPPLQGIMQAKIAGLPLFMELVEVCLTQPGLTTGQLLEQYRDNKFSKQLEKLATWNDIQVEEIAENTFRDALDHLVDSALEERLDILIARARTEGLTPEEREEVRLINESRARK, encoded by the coding sequence ATGGCTGGACGAATTCCGCGCGCATTTATCAATGATTTATTAGCTCGTACCGATATCATCGATCTGATCGATGTTCGTGTGCCACTTAAAAAACAGGGTAAAAATCACCACGCGTGCTGTCCATTTCATAACGAAAAAACACCTTCGTTTACTGTTAATGGCGATAAACAGTTTTATCATTGCTTTGGTTGCGGAGCTCACGGCAACGCTATCGATTTTCTGATGAATTACGATAGACTTGAGTTTGTCGAATCCATCGAAGAATTAGCGGCTATGCATGGTCTGGAAGTCCCTTATGAAGCAGGTTCCAGTCACAGTCAGATAGAACGTCACCAAAGACAAAACCTTTACCAACTGATGGATAAGCTTAACAGCTTCTATCAAAATGTATTAAACACTCCTGCTGCACAACAAGCCCGGCAATATCTGGCTCAGCGGGGGCTTAGTGAAGAAATTATCCACCGTTTCTCGATTGGTTTCGCACCTGCTGGTTGGGACAACACCTTGAAACGGTTTGCTCATAATGAGGAAGATCGTCGACAGTTAAACGACGCCGGAATGTTGGTCGCAAATGATAATGGCCGTACCTATGACCGCTTCCGCGAACGAATAATGTTTCCAATCCGTGACCGTAGAGGGCGCGTAATTGCATTTGGTGGACGTGTTCTGGGAGATGCACTCCCAAAATATCTCAATTCACCAGAGACTGAAATTTTCCATAAAGGCCGCCAGCTATATGGCCTCTATGAAGCACAACAAAATCACAGTGACCTTTCACGATTATTAGTAGTTGAAGGTTATATGGATGTGGTAGCACTGGCGCAGTTTGGTATCGATTATGCAGTTGCCTCACTAGGTACTTCGACTACATCGGAACATATTCAATTACTTTTCCGCGCTACTGATAACGTCATCTGTTGTTACGATGGTGACAGAGCCGGGCGTGATGCAGCATGGCGGGCATTGGAAACAGCGCTCCCTTATCTGAATGATGGTAGGCAGTTACGTTTTATGTTTTTGCCTGATGGCGAAGATCCTGATTCACTAGTCCGTAAGGAAGGTCGGAAAGCATTTGAACAAAGAATGGAACAATCTCATACATTATCCGAATTTCTGTTCGAATCATTGCTACCACAAGTTGATTTGAGTAATCCTGAAGGGAAAACAAAACTCAGTTCACTTTCCGTACCATTGATTAACCAGATTCCAGGGGAAGTTCTGCGTCTCTATATGAGACAAGAACTTGGCAATATGATGGGCATCCCTGATGCAGTGCAGTTGGAACGTCTATTGCCGCAGCATCTGGAAAGTGGGAATAATTATCAGATGCCGCAGCTAAAACCGACAACTATGCGTATACTTATAGGACTGTTGGTACAAAACCCACACTTAGCCGCTTTAGTTCCCCCCCTACAGGGAATTATGCAGGCCAAAATTGCAGGCTTACCATTATTTATGGAGCTTGTGGAGGTTTGTCTTACTCAGCCAGGGCTGACAACTGGACAACTGCTAGAGCAATATCGTGATAATAAATTTAGTAAACAACTTGAAAAATTAGCTACATGGAACGATATACAAGTAGAAGAAATAGCAGAAAATACATTTCGTGACGCGTTGGATCATCTTGTTGATTCAGCGTTAGAAGAACGTTTAGACATTCTTATCGCCAGAGCAAGAACTGAAGGTCTGACACCGGAAGAGCGCGAAGAAGTTCGCTTAATTAATGAATCCCGTGCCAGAAAGTAA
- the rpoD gene encoding RNA polymerase sigma factor RpoD: MEQNPQSQLKLLVTRGKEQGYLTYAEVNDHLPEDIVDSDQIEDIIQMINDMGIQVMEEAPDADDLMLAETANDTDEDAVEAAAQVLSSVESEIGRTTDPVRMYMREMGTVELLTREGEIDIAKRIEDGINQVQCSVAEYPEAITYLLEQYDRVEAGEARLSDLITGFVDPNAEEELAPTATHVGSELPQEELDDDEDDDDEDSDDDSDDDNSIDPELARQKFQELRQQYDITRQEIKENGRNHPNTAAEILKLSEVFKQFRLVPKQFDYLVNNMRSMMDRVRLQERQIMKMCVEQCKMPKKNFITLFSGNETSDIWFTAAKAMNKPWSEKLLEVEDEVQRSLQKLRQIEEETGLTIEQVKDINRRMSIGEAKARRAKKEMVEANLRLVISIAKKYTNRGLQFLDLIQEGNIGLMKAVDKFEYRRGYKFSTYATWWIRQAITRSIADQARTIRIPVHMIETINKLNRISRQMLQEMGREPTPEELAERMLMPEDKIRKVLKIAKEPISMETPIGDDEDSHLGDFIEDTTLELPLDSATSESLRSATHDVLAGLTAREAKVLRMRFGIDMNTDHTLEEVGKQFDVTRERIRQIEAKALRKLRHPSRSEVLRSFLDE; this comes from the coding sequence ATGGAGCAAAACCCGCAGTCACAGCTAAAGCTACTTGTCACCCGTGGTAAGGAGCAAGGCTATCTGACCTATGCTGAGGTCAATGACCATCTGCCGGAAGATATCGTCGATTCCGATCAGATCGAAGATATCATCCAGATGATCAATGACATGGGCATTCAGGTAATGGAAGAAGCACCTGATGCCGATGATCTGATGCTAGCAGAAACCGCTAACGACACAGATGAAGACGCTGTGGAAGCTGCTGCGCAAGTACTGTCTAGTGTTGAATCTGAAATCGGTCGCACCACCGACCCGGTACGTATGTACATGCGTGAAATGGGTACCGTTGAGTTATTGACCCGGGAAGGTGAAATTGACATTGCTAAACGCATTGAAGATGGCATCAATCAGGTACAGTGTTCCGTTGCTGAATACCCTGAAGCAATCACCTACTTACTGGAACAATATGACCGAGTGGAAGCGGGTGAGGCTCGCCTGTCAGATCTCATCACTGGTTTCGTTGACCCGAACGCAGAAGAAGAACTTGCACCTACTGCCACCCACGTTGGTTCTGAACTTCCACAGGAAGAGCTCGATGATGATGAAGACGACGATGATGAAGACAGCGATGACGATAGTGATGATGACAACAGCATCGATCCAGAATTAGCTCGCCAGAAATTCCAAGAACTGCGACAACAGTATGACATCACCCGTCAGGAAATTAAGGAAAACGGTCGCAATCATCCAAATACTGCGGCCGAAATCTTAAAACTTTCAGAAGTTTTCAAACAGTTCCGTCTGGTGCCAAAGCAGTTTGACTATCTGGTCAACAACATGCGTTCTATGATGGATCGCGTTCGCCTTCAAGAACGCCAAATCATGAAAATGTGTGTTGAGCAGTGCAAAATGCCGAAGAAGAACTTCATCACTTTGTTCTCCGGTAATGAAACCAGTGACATTTGGTTTACTGCTGCAAAAGCAATGAACAAACCGTGGTCTGAAAAACTCCTTGAAGTGGAAGACGAAGTACAGCGTAGCCTGCAAAAACTTCGTCAAATTGAGGAAGAAACCGGTTTAACCATTGAACAGGTGAAAGATATCAACCGTCGTATGTCCATCGGTGAAGCAAAAGCCCGCCGAGCAAAAAAAGAGATGGTTGAAGCCAACTTACGTTTGGTTATTTCAATTGCCAAAAAATATACCAACCGTGGCCTGCAATTCTTGGATCTGATCCAAGAAGGCAACATTGGCCTGATGAAAGCGGTTGATAAATTTGAATATCGTCGTGGTTACAAATTCTCAACTTACGCCACATGGTGGATCCGTCAGGCAATTACACGCTCAATTGCCGACCAAGCTCGTACCATTCGTATACCCGTTCATATGATTGAGACAATCAACAAACTCAATCGTATTTCCCGCCAAATGTTGCAGGAAATGGGGCGTGAACCAACGCCGGAAGAGCTGGCAGAACGTATGTTGATGCCGGAAGACAAGATCCGTAAGGTACTGAAAATTGCCAAAGAACCTATCTCAATGGAAACGCCAATTGGTGATGATGAAGATTCACATTTAGGTGATTTCATTGAAGATACAACGCTGGAACTGCCGCTGGATTCTGCAACCTCAGAAAGCCTGCGCTCAGCAACCCACGATGTCTTGGCTGGTCTGACCGCTCGTGAAGCAAAAGTACTGCGTATGCGTTTCGGTATTGATATGAATACTGACCATACATTGGAAGAAGTCGGTAAACAGTTTGACGTTACCCGTGAACGTATCCGCCAGATCGAGGCGAAAGCACTACGTAAACTACGTCATCCAAGCCGTTCTGAGGTTCTGCGTAGCTTCCTTGATGAATAA
- a CDS encoding BRO-N domain-containing protein produces the protein MASLSVTPFIFENQQVRTLIKNGNFWFVAQDVCDALKITNSREAIAKLGDDEKDVALSDTLGGEQKVNIINESGMYFLTIRCRDAVKKGTLPHRFRKWVTSEVLPLIRKTGSYIGREKSISLSQLIICPYCQKPANVLSTEKLHRHRIEVLAICDSIWCSEQAFKFDLCFSHYLQEEAGIRVEKVMMLRG, from the coding sequence ATGGCTAGCCTATCCGTAACTCCATTCATTTTTGAAAATCAGCAAGTACGTACATTGATTAAAAATGGCAATTTTTGGTTTGTGGCACAAGATGTATGTGATGCTTTGAAAATCACAAACAGCCGCGAAGCTATCGCAAAACTTGGTGATGATGAAAAGGATGTAGCTTTAAGTGACACTCTTGGTGGAGAGCAAAAAGTAAACATTATCAATGAATCAGGAATGTATTTTCTGACAATCCGATGTCGTGATGCCGTAAAGAAAGGAACTTTACCCCACCGTTTTCGTAAATGGGTTACTAGTGAAGTTTTACCTTTGATTAGAAAGACCGGTAGCTATATAGGCAGGGAGAAGAGTATTTCACTAAGTCAGCTCATTATTTGCCCTTATTGTCAGAAACCAGCCAATGTTTTAAGTACAGAAAAATTGCATAGACACAGAATTGAAGTCTTGGCAATTTGTGATTCTATTTGGTGTTCAGAACAAGCTTTTAAATTTGATCTATGTTTCTCACATTATCTTCAAGAAGAAGCAGGGATAAGGGTAGAAAAAGTGATGATGTTAAGAGGTTGA
- a CDS encoding type II toxin-antitoxin system RelE/ParE family toxin — MEYLVFIETPVFSRERAELLTDDEFRLLQEHLLKNHEQGSTISATGGCKKIRWQRERIGKRGGVRIIYYAITKTGRLYLLLIYPKNKKDDLTPKEKEVLKAISNKLQ; from the coding sequence ATGGAATATCTGGTTTTTATTGAAACTCCCGTATTTAGTAGAGAACGAGCAGAACTGTTAACCGATGATGAATTTAGGCTATTACAGGAGCACTTACTAAAGAATCACGAGCAGGGTAGTACCATCAGCGCTACTGGAGGATGTAAAAAGATTCGTTGGCAGCGAGAAAGGATAGGAAAACGTGGCGGAGTAAGAATTATCTACTATGCCATAACCAAAACTGGGAGGCTCTATCTCCTTTTGATTTACCCTAAAAATAAAAAAGATGACTTAACTCCAAAAGAAAAAGAGGTACTTAAAGCCATCAGTAACAAATTACAGTAA
- the nadS gene encoding NadS family protein has product MDKRLFNDLVESMNQMVAIEKGELSVFDENIHYHRLPDVKNLRETFGLKQSEFAEAVGVSTSLIQSWEQHRRIPSGSSLKLLKMLERNPALINELSTL; this is encoded by the coding sequence ATGGACAAAAGACTTTTTAACGATTTGGTTGAAAGCATGAATCAGATGGTAGCAATTGAAAAAGGCGAACTTTCTGTTTTTGATGAAAATATCCATTACCATCGCCTGCCTGATGTAAAAAACTTACGTGAAACCTTTGGCTTAAAACAAAGTGAATTTGCCGAAGCTGTTGGCGTTTCTACATCTCTAATTCAAAGCTGGGAACAGCACCGCCGCATTCCTTCTGGTTCATCACTGAAACTACTTAAGATGCTTGAACGTAATCCTGCGCTTATTAATGAATTAAGCACACTTTAA
- the dinQ gene encoding damage-inducible type I toxin DinQ, whose protein sequence is MDTAIIVLKELIALLELIRAFLK, encoded by the coding sequence ATTGATACTGCTATCATCGTTCTCAAAGAGTTAATCGCGCTTTTAGAGCTGATCCGTGCATTTCTGAAATAG